A single region of the Aptenodytes patagonicus chromosome 7, bAptPat1.pri.cur, whole genome shotgun sequence genome encodes:
- the LOC143162751 gene encoding interferon-induced transmembrane protein 5-like → MKSQQAEVSIPLQPPGRGATPAADPDRLPRDYVVWSLFNVLLGYGLAYLGCLCFPALVFSIKARDCKVLGDLEGARRHGARAKVLNIICSILMVLIVVAIIVVIIVMSTTT, encoded by the exons ATGAAGTCCCAGCAGGCAGAGGTGTCCATCCCGCTGCAGCCCCCCGGGCGGGGCGCGACCCCCGCCGCCGACCCCGACAGGCTGCCCCGGGACTACGTGGTCTGGTCCCTCTTCAACGTCCTGCTGGGCTACGGGCTCGCCTACCTGGGCTGCCTCTGCTTCCCCGCGCTCGTCTTCTCCATCAAG GCCCGCGACTGCAAGGTGCTGGGGGACCTGGAGGGTGCCCGGCGGCATGGTGCCCGTGCCAAGGTGTTGAACATCATCTGCTCCATACTGATGGTCCTCATCGTGGTGGCCATCATCGTCGTCATCATCGTGATGTCCACCACCACCTGA